agatacttcctccgtccaacaaagtatgtctcaactttaactaaatttgaatgcatctatacgcTAAGTCATGTTTACATACATTTGAATTtcaacaaacttgagacatcttttgttagacggagaaATATATATCGAATTCACTAACAATTTTATTCATCATGGTGCGAAGAAGATTAGCCTGTCGAAATTAATTTGGCAGCGAAACAAAGCAAACTCGTAAGTTTTGGTAAATCACAAGGACCAGATCACATTGAAGGGTTTGTTGCTGACTTTGGTGGCAGGGCAGTACAACACCTTTCGGTGCTTATTAATTACTGTACCAGGTCACTGGTGATGCTGGGatgcatctgcatgcatgtgttaaGTAGCTAGCCCACAGAAATCGACTGTCCACAGTCCTTTGATTTTCAGAGTAACCTACGCGTATACTATGTATTCTCATAAGTAAATATGGCAACCGTACCAATTCTGGAAATGTGAAATCTGAGAGCTGGACTCCAATGGTCGAGAAAAATTAAAGAACCTAGCACCCGGCATTGTTAATCTGTGGAGTGTGGACTGtgtttcaaaagaaaaggaaaacaaggaaaaaaaacatgttatcCCTTTTTTAccgaactttttttttttgaggaatttTTACTGAACATTTGTGTGTGTACGGTAATTATGCTCCACTCTGTGTATACTGTTGCCTGCTGCCTGAAACGTGTGCGTATACAGTACGCATACATATAATTTCGGATACGTTGTTCTAGAGACATGCAGGTAGATGGATTCGTGGAAGGTACTGTCGTGGTGGACTAGCGGTGGTAGCTGGTAGCTACTGTGTCAGTTAAGCCTGCGAAGTTTCGGCAGATCTACGTTAACCTTAGACGGGacgcgcgcatgcatgcacgcacgtggAAGTGTAACCGGTGAAAATAGAAATGAGTACTCCTTCTAGGTAGCTAGGGGTAGTGAATGAGTAGTAAATGATAGCCACCCACTCCTGGAAGAAGCAGCCATCACTTATTGCATGATATATTTACTGAAATTAATCAGCATGGTCATTTACAAAAATATGCTAATGCAATGTACAGTACTACATGTATCATGACGAATTTAGTACAGCTAATTTAGAGATATGCATGGCGATACTTTTTACCAGTTTGGTCGAAGTTTAAAAGTTTTACTTAAGACAAGGATAAAAACATCTTGCTTTTAGAAATGAAAAGAGCAGCAGCGTGGCGAGTGTTTTTAGAAAGGAGCACGTACGCATGCATCCGGCATTGGAAGAGACGTCGACACGACTCCCCTGTCATCTGCAGGGTGCCATCACTCTATCAGCCATGAATTCATGTCCATAACTAGGTATAGATAACAAAGCTAGGTAGTGAATTCAATTCAGTGAAAAGCGGCAACAACCACCAACTAATCGATCTCTCCCGTCTCTCTCTCCATCTGAGACCATCCATGGATCGTCCGCTAGCTCTCGATCGCTCCCGGAAGAAAAGCTACCTACCCAACGCCAGCGCGGCCCTCGTACGCAGAATTATCATCGCCCCCTGAATTCCTCCTATAAATACCCACCCCTCACTCACACTCCTTCCTCACTCTCACTGTCTCACACTCCACTTCACTCTCTTCCCCAGCTAGCCCAAACCCACACCCCAACCAGCCAGCAAAACACTAGCCTGCAAGCCATGGCCGGCCGTGCCCACAACCTCGCCGCAGTGGCCACCCTGCTCCTCGCAGCCCTCCTAGTCCTatcatcttctccggcgccggcggagggcgcGGTGACGGGGTGCGGGCAGGTGGTGTCGGCGCTGGCGCCCTGCATCGGCTACGCcacgggcggcgccgccagcccgagcgcccgctgctgctccggcgTGCGCGGGCTCAACAGCGCCGCGTCCAGCCCCGCCGACCGCAAGACGGCGTGCACCTGCCTCAAGCAGCAGACGAGCGGCATGGGCGGCATCAGGCCCGACCTCGTCGCCGGGATCCCCGGCAAGTGCGGGGTCAACATCCCCTACGCCATCAGCCCTTCCACTGACTGCTCCAAGTACGTTAATCAATCAAATCGACCGCCATATCAAATTGATTAATCACTTTTAACTGATTTTGTTGTATCGATCCATGGATCTAATTAGTTTGATCTTTTGATCAATTGATGTTGATCTATCTATGTGCTGTGTGGATGCAGGGTCCGTTAAGCTTGTGAGCTGGAGAATAAATCAACCGAGGAGGCTCATGTCTACGTAGTACTACCTCGTTGTTGTGTGTTGTTTTAGTTGTTGCTGCTTGGTAATAATTAGTTTTACTGCTGCAGGTttgtgttgctgctgcttgcaTGCCCATGAGAGCTtgagttttattttttactttcGCTGTACCACTCGTTGTTGTGAGGGGACCTTGTATTGTAATGCATGCTGTATTCCATTAATATGCATGGTCTCTTAATAATGTCCAAGAatattttcttcaaaaatattATGTCCAAGAATATGTTTCgcaatatgcatgcatgtacgtgCTCCTGTGAATCGAGCATCATAATTTCCTCGAAGAAAAGGTGTAATTCTCGGCATCGAACAATGcagagtacttttttttttcttaggaGAACGGCGAGATAAATCTTCATGATATATCTTCAGTGGTTGTTACATGCCAACCCGAAAGTGTCCGACAGGggacataaaaaaaacatggaggTTAAGTGAAAGTTCCGGAAATATAATCACCTGCTTCTCCTCGGAATGTGAACAATTAAATTGAGAATTAACTAAAACAATTCCGGATATGTGTAAATTTATGAAAACTTTACGTGTTTGTAAATATTCAGGAAAATGGAGAATTTTTACGGCTGAAAAGACAAAGTTTTTAAACAATAAATACAAGTTCGTAAGAATACTAACTTTCCAGGAATTGCTCGAAACTTAGATACATGTCTTACTTTTTCACATGAGAGCACGCTTTCCAAAGTCAACATTTCAATTTTATCATGGACACTAGAGACTAGACACTGATGTACATCAGCCCTAGGCCCTAGCTGTAATGCGTGAAATTATATCGGAAACAGGTTGATCAGATAAATTTTTACAGACAGAAACAGATAAAGAATCGGAAACCCGAGAGCGATAAAATTGTAAAAGTATTCTTGTTAGCGAAGGCCCTAAATATCGATATGTTAATTAGTTGCAGAAAGTGGGTCTTTATTTTTAAGTTAGGAAAGTCCGAAAGTGGGTGATGCATGGCGACGCGGCTACTCCCTGATCAAgtcctttttttcttggacTATCGGGAGTACGGGGCTGGACAGGGCGCGAATTGATGGCCGTGGTCTCTCTGTTAGGCCAAGCCAATTCGATCCGACTTTTAAACTGCTGGTGCTGGGAAATTCTTGAGGTATCGTCTTGACCGTCCGCTCTCGCGGTCTTCTGTGGTTGTGTAATGAGTATGCTGCCCAAGTCGAGCGAAATTACTAGTATTTGTTTTGCACACTCGATTGTAGTGGGCCGCCAATAGGCCGGTTCTTGAGACAGTGCCAGCGGCCCGCCCAAGGATCATTAGGCCATGCTGGGTCGTACGTGGTTCGATGCTTAGGCCAGGCTGGGTCGTTTTGTTAGAGGGCCGACTACGGGCCGTCCAATTATGTTTTTTCAGGGGTCGCCGTCCAATTATGTGGACTCCACTATTGTTTTGGGTTTTACTCCTTGATTTGCGAAATCAATAGTGGCCGAGCTGGGTCAAATCGTCCAATTATGTGTACTCCACTATTGTTGGTCCTCTTAAAAAAAGGCCAGGCTGGGTCGTCTTGTGAGAGGGCTGAGTACTGGCCATCCAATTATGCCTCCTGCTGCTTTCAATTCtgaattattgtcgaaatattatatgtatctagacatttgtAAGaacagatacattcatatttggacaaacttGAATCGTCTTTCTCTGCCCATTGATATTTTGGAGCCATTTCGACCTCCGCTCGAAGCCGCAGGGCCCGGCCCAGTGGCGCTGTGGCGGCAGGAGCCTTGGCTGTCACTGCGCTTTCATATCATCATATGAAAGGGgaagttttttcttcataaaGCATCTCTGTTGTCTGATCATTTTAAGATCGTTTTGAATATGTAATGACCTCATAATTCAACCGAAAGGGAAAGTTCAGCTTCCCCCATTTCTTTTGTCCCCCCGTCCGTGTCTGCTGAGATCATTCCCGTATCCATCAAACATCAAAGCATTAATCATTTGTATGTTCATTCACAGGGGAAACAGTGCTCACTCCACTGATTTTCTCATCTTTTGATATTGAGTGGGTATAACCAATCAGATTTTCTTCTCCCACCTATATTGTTTAGCCAAATGAAAGCAATTAATTATGGCCCGTAGTTTATGTGCTCGCTGGTGTTACAACCAATCGAATAGAAGTACAGAAAACAAGCTTCCAAGAGAAGAGTGGCGTGCTGACAGTCTGACATGCACCAACTAAGTCAAATCATAATTCCATCTTGTTTGAGCATGCATGGAGGCTGTGGAGCGTGCTCTAAATTCCCCTAAATCATGACTAATTTTAATGGGAGTACCATGCGCACTATATAACACATAATACACTTACAGAAGGATGTCTCAAATCTGTGCTAAGAGCTGCCTTGGACGGGCCTGTAGCGCTGTATGTTGGCCCTGACTGCGATAGAGCAGCGACATTTGTAGCAGATCAAAACTCTCCCGATGACATCTTCATCGACGGCAAAGTCTAGTGACGTTTGGCCCGTTGAGccatcacaattcacaagaGCGTGGacccgtttttttttttagaaccgGAGTCCAAGAACTCAACACATTGATTTAACGGAAAACCGAACAAAAATCAATTTTGACTACTGATTTTAGCACGGGTGTTTTGTCTGGATCCGCGCAGTCAAACGTTCATACTAGGATAACGTGGCAAGCCGAGGCACCGACGGCAGCACATCACGGACAAGGAGAAACTTTAAAAATGGCTTCAGAGGAAGTGAGGAACATGCTGGCGGCAAGGCATATGCGCATGCTACGAAGACGCAAGTTGCACGATCCagcccggcggccggcgccatGCCGCCGCTTGCTTTCCTGCCAGCCAGCCGTGATAACCCCGTCGTGTGTAGTACAATGTTTAAGGATCAGACCAGGCTGATAATCGTCGTTTTGCTGGATTCTTCTTCATGTGGCGGGctcagaacagaacagaacagaacagaacacaCCGGAACTTCGGAAGCCGCCTTACCCCGTCGTGCCGACTTGTGACCATCCTATCCCGGTGGCACTTTACGCTTAAAAAAGGGGGGTTTCGTAATACTACGTTGCAATGACATAGGAAGGTTCCAGTGTGTTTtctggtgtgtgtgtgtgtgtgatccGGCCCCCAAGGCCACGAGCCGAGCGGGAGCGGCACATGAGTTGTGCCGCACTTCAGATGAAAAGGCCATTTCGCCTGCCTGCTCCGGATCAAAAGGCCTACGTACTACGTACTCCCACCACTGTTGTTTATGCTTCTAGTTGGTTGCCTAATCCCTCACGTTTGCCTTAATCCAGGTACCCACTACTTTCAAAAAAGGCGCATTTGGTAACTCCCGTCACCCTGAAAATTTCCTCGGGAAATTTGAAacagagatttttttttcagtagcCGGTCGAACGAGAGGTGTGCACTATGGGCGGCGTCTGGTGAAATGTCCGGATTTGCTGACATTGTTTGCTCAGGTCACCTCCATTCGGTGCTATTTTGGATCTTTCTTCACCCGCCGCCTGCACAGAGTGGCTGAGTGGCACACTGTcactcatcatcatcagtacTGCTGCCGTGGCGGCAGGAGCGCGTGCCCCTGCATGTTGGTTCATCAATCGTCTCGTCTCATGGGCGTTGCCGGTGAGGCGTCGGCATCAGCGAGCGGCCGCCTTGGTCTCGCTGCCATTCCACAGTGCCCATGCCCGGCTGTATGCGCACACTCATGACATGATGAAGGCCTGGTTGGTTCTTCTTCCCGGGGCTAACTAACCAACAAAAACTCAGCACGCATCACTGCCGCTAAACATTGACACCACTGCTTCGCCTGCCGCTTTACTGAAAAAATCATGCGCTAGTCATTATGAATGAATGAACCTCCGTATATGTTTTCACGATTTCATCTGTCACATCTCACATCTCGAAAAAATCTGTCACATTTCACATGGATTCTGTTTTCCCTTTCACTTCTTCAGCATTTTGCACATCATTTCGTTAGTTTCGACCGGGGCCTGCGTGGAGAGCAAACCCACCGACTGGCTGGCTGACAATGTGTACTCGCACATGCGGCACAGCTAATAGCCCGGGTCAGGTCAAAAGGCCCGCGATGACCCCGTGGCCCCACGCGTCGGTGGCCCGTGGTAGGTGCTCTGCGCAGCTCGCCGCACCGCTTAGCTTAAGCTGAATGTGATGTGCGTGCgacgggagagagagagagatcgagtTATAAACGCGTCCCCCACACCCACCACTCTAGCAGTCCTCCTCATcgcttcttccttctcttctccccttctcctctctcGGCTTCTGAAGAAGAGCCAAGGGCTACCAAGGTGACTGACGACCGGGCCTCGGCCGGCGCCATTGACATGGCAGACAAGGTAACAAACGACGCTCGCCTGCCGGCACTGCCGCTTCttgcttctcttcttcttcttcttcttcttgatttcTTTGCGCTCTCTGGAAATTTCTTGATCTCTTCGCATGCCCTGAAACTTGTTTGCGTGAGTAGTGTTCGTGTCTTCCTTCGGTTTGACGGAGAGACGTGCTGATTACTGAACCAGGCCGAGTAGTTCGAGTGTTCGCGCGTGTGCCATCTAAATCTTGGTCTCACTGTCTTGTGATCTGGAGAGTAAATTTGCAGGTCCCCTTCAGCTGGCAAGCTGATTATTTTCCTTTCCCTTTTGGTTTTCTGTTATGAAATCAAAAGGTTCTTTTCGGAACTACCGTCATCTTTGTCAGGGAAGCTTTGTTTGTCTGTTAGAGACGACGGTGCTCCTCCGTAGCTTGATAGACCTGACGTTTCTGCTGTAAAACTTGCTTAGCTGGATTGAGAAATGAAGTGCGTCGCAAGCAAAtatctctctctgtctctgactaaaactcccacctctttcttttttctcatttcaCCAACCACTTCCATGGGGAAGATGAAAGACACGTCCTTTTCACGTAATCTTTTCTGAAACGAGACTGCAGAGGAGCACgctcctagctagctagtgtcGCTCTCACGTTTCTTTTGCACACTTCCAAGCATATAAGAATTTGTGGAgaaacatttttctttgttctgcAATTGTGAAACCAACACCCTATTCAGCCAATGTTCAGTGTTAGGACAGTTCACCAGTAGTAGACAGTAACCAACATTAAGTGGAATAATAAATCTTTTCCGAACGCACTGGCTCAAGAATTGGCTACAGTTGATTCATTTTTAAAGGCAGAAACTGTAATAATCAAGGATTTCCCGGTACAGTCTGAGCATGTGATTGAGGTCCTTCTGGAAGCTACCTCATCCTATCAGGGACGGTTAAGTAGTTACCCCTGTATTAAGAATTGCCAAGTGTTTTATCTGTCCCACTCCTGGATCTATACTTTGAATAGTAGCAGCAGTACTACTGCATTTACCAGTTACCACCATTTAATCCCCCTCGATCACATCGCAGATCTCCACGGTTGTCCTCAAAGTTGACCTCGAATGCGAGCGATGCTACAAGAAGATCAGGAAGGTCCTTTGCAAGATCCAAGGTACGCTCAACTCTCATCACTCACCACCAATCAATCACCCAATGCACAGAAGCCAGCAACCccgctgacatgtggggccccTGCACGGCCTTGCTGGGCCCACGTGTCGGTGGGAAGTTACCGGGAGCCTGCGACggttttcagttttcaatTTCGGTTTGTTCCATCGTGGagttaaaaaaatatcttgaGCTGACGCTGGCTTGCTTGTGCAGACAAGATGAACATCAAGACGATCTCCTTCGACGAGAAGAGCAGCGCCGTGCTGTTGTCCGGGCCGTTCGACGCCGACAAGCTCTGCAGGAAGCTCTGCAGCGAGGCTGGCCGCGTGATCAGGGAGATGCATGTCCAGGGCGATAAGCCGAAGGCGGCAAAGCCGGTCGAGAAGGGCGGCGGGAAGGCGGACAAGAAGGATGCCGGCGGTGCCAAGGCGGAGAAGGCTGAcaaggatggcggcggcggcaaaggGGAGAAGGGGGACaagaaggaaggcggcggcgggaagcCGGAGAAGGGGGAGAAGAGGGTCAAGTTCGAGCTCGACGACGGGCCGGCCGCGGATCAGCCCAAGCCCATGAAGCCGATGCCGCCAGGGATGAGCAAGGCGGACCTGGGACCGCTCCTGGAGAAGATGATGCGGGCCAAGCAGGGCGGGCCCGAGCCGCCGCGCGGCGAGCCCGTgggcccgccgccggcgatgatGCCTCCGCCCGGGCCGGCACCGGCCCAGGGCGTGGCCGTGCCGTCCATCTGGCCGGCCCCGGCCGGGCCCGTCTCCGGCTACAGCTACAACCCGGCGCAGGCGTACGGCGCCCAGCCGCCGGCGTACTCCGGCGGATGCGGCGGGGGGTGCCAGTGCGGCTCGTGCTgtaaggcggcggcggggggagggtactacggcggcggcgcgccggcgtACGACCACCAGGGGTGGTACTACGGCGGCAACCGGCAGCAGCCGTGCTACTaccagccgcagcagccgtaCCACTGCAGCGAAGACCCCAACGCCGGGTGCAGCGTCATGTGATGTGGACGGCGATCGGATAGGCTGGACGGACAGAGCAATCAGTGCGTGTGGTCACTCTCTCAGTACTCTTCCTCGCCACCAGTGTACTACTcctagaagaagaaaaaaacaatccagaagcttcttcttcttgtgtcGACGTCCCTGTTCTTTTTAATCTATGCCCATGACTTTTTCTTTACTCTGTTTAGGAGTTCCGAGTCGTGCATGTGAACAGAGCTGTTGAGTTGTTGTGTTCTTTGGTGCGTAGcctgtttcttttttgcgtGGTTGTCTTGAATGAATATACACTCCGGTAATTAAGAAAGTATATTTAGATGGAACATGCTGAGTAGTCCGAGTTTCGATCTCCAACATGAACATGCACCATGATCATTGGACTAGATCACAGTCCATGTGATCTTCTGGAGCCAGACAGTGTGGCGCCGTTAACTGAAGTAGTAGTAGCACATAAACAGCAGGTCAGTTCTCATCTAAATTCTGAAGAAATTGTGCGGTGTGTGATGCAGAAATGGATGGGTTGGAATCGGAACCCCTTCCTTTTGGTCATGTGTAATGCTGCATATGCATAATGTCTGTGACTGTATAGATATAGCTAAATACTGTACTTCCATGAGCGTTTTGGTTGGGCACGTTTGTCTGTCCAGTGGATCAGCTATGCATGTACTGGTGTCTGATGGAAACAAGCAAAATCACCAATCAAGAAATCATGTCCATTAACGATACGTTAGGTTACTTAATCAACCATCACAGCCTGGTGTACAGGCAGAAAGCAAAAGAATTCCTTGGACGAAAACACGGCGGAAACTCCCGGCTCCACTATCTCTTTTGGAAGCATGATAAAGCTGGACAATCTTACGGAAAGGAGTGGCCCTTGGGGGGTCCCTAGCTTAAGGAATCAGGCTAAAGTGAGAAAGGCTTTCTGTGTTGTGAATAAATGTCGTCCTCTTTTCCGGTGTTTTGATTCTGCAAACTCTGCTAGTATACGGCTATACACTGATGACGCCCTGTGACAGGCAACTGAAGAACTTTTCTGTGTTGTGAATACGTGTCGCCCTCTTTTCTGGTGTTTGATTCTGCAAGCTGCTAGACTGCTGGTATACGGCTAGAAACGATGGTGCCCTATGACAGGCAGGCAACTGAATATACGCTTAATCCGTTCTTAATACTACGTCTACATGACTACATCAGGGACCTTGATGCGCGAACAGAGGAAGGGTCTTCCACTCCCATCAGCAATCTGAAACATGTGACTTAAAAAGTCTGGGACTAACTTGGAAGGGTAGCACAAGTGCGCAACATGTCAAAGGTGTAGAGTAACTGTGCTAATTAATCGCCATGTAGCTGCTGGTTCCAGTGAGAGGTCAATTCAGGTTAGAACAGCCGAACAAGATTACTAATTTTCACGTTGCCCATCGGCGGAAATGCCCAGCATGTGCCAGAGAAGCTTGCATATTGGCAAAGAAAGTAGAGCATCAACAGTAGGTCATCTACGGCATAGTActctagcaaaaaaaataaaaaaatctacgGCATAGTACTGAGTTGCTGCAGGGAGTACAAAAGCCTAGAACAAAGCAGGGAGCGCGGTTGGACATGCCACGCGCGGCGGCCGAGACCGCTCGGAGCGCGTTTCTGGCAAGGGCAGGCCGGTAGCGCGCGGGCTCTGCTGCCATTCTCTTCTCCAGATATCCAGCGGGGAGGGGTAGCTCAGAGCCTCAGCCCATGCCCCGGGATTCTGCAGATCGCGGGCCTCCGTGCAGTGGATCCGTCTCCATTATGGCACTGGCCAGAATCTCTCACGCCTGTTCCGTAACAGCAA
This is a stretch of genomic DNA from Brachypodium distachyon strain Bd21 chromosome 1, Brachypodium_distachyon_v3.0, whole genome shotgun sequence. It encodes these proteins:
- the LOC100834581 gene encoding non-specific lipid-transfer protein 4 — encoded protein: MAGRAHNLAAVATLLLAALLVLSSSPAPAEGAVTGCGQVVSALAPCIGYATGGAASPSARCCSGVRGLNSAASSPADRKTACTCLKQQTSGMGGIRPDLVAGIPGKCGVNIPYAISPSTDCSKVR
- the LOC100833771 gene encoding protein PYRICULARIA ORYZAE RESISTANCE 21; the encoded protein is MADKISTVVLKVDLECERCYKKIRKVLCKIQDKMNIKTISFDEKSSAVLLSGPFDADKLCRKLCSEAGRVIREMHVQGDKPKAAKPVEKGGGKADKKDAGGAKAEKADKDGGGGKGEKGDKKEGGGGKPEKGEKRVKFELDDGPAADQPKPMKPMPPGMSKADLGPLLEKMMRAKQGGPEPPRGEPVGPPPAMMPPPGPAPAQGVAVPSIWPAPAGPVSGYSYNPAQAYGAQPPAYSGGCGGGCQCGSCCKAAAGGGYYGGGAPAYDHQGWYYGGNRQQPCYYQPQQPYHCSEDPNAGCSVM